One region of Bosea sp. 29B genomic DNA includes:
- a CDS encoding DUF2169 domain-containing protein: MPTIIKPRKLGILTKVERRGSSATLVVSALGLFSLLEPNDFEPDTALWPMAIGEMPAGTIFDAAMPKPCGEVLVAGFARAAGAEPVPALALDIALGSIHKRLAVFGDRVWRQTAGGPVFEPPRPFTEIPLVPERCFGGQNHPVNPLGRGTEAARRVDLGEIVLLPNIERAERLIRSAEDTPEPVRLGPIDPAHPSRRAMAGTYDDHWLKHGFPGLAPDADPRLFCVATPDQRIEGYFSGQEPYRLAGFSAEHPVIEGMLPGMRVRIFIARAGGLFELPNVLDTAWLFPSAHKGVLIYRGACPVSDIDGDDVTHVMLAYERLADEPRPVEHYAEAFRLRSDPVEKLKYVLADGALSPLPDPSALERRRLARMAHHESQRERTERAQRLVLRDALDRAGLPAAFMPNLPPAEPPPAWMPSPEEIASDEIDFAALFEGTQQLQAQMDEHGRELEAKAYAMANRGERFRQTGELDELDALLAELDLPEQPDLSATALPPDFKLPPSTVNPEAALREALQRFHSGPGAALLAPARDGLAGAQAAQRDDLLLQATTGDTGTRQAIQLPAEAEAASDKLRRAFPDLAPPGQSLDDLLGTLLAGDTLPASAEPADPKAQLARASAQLDQLEPQLGEAMATMRRIAPQPIHPITPLPPEAALRFGQAIAAAKTAGLAGRDMAGADLSGQDFSGLDLSGAFFEQCDLRGARFLGANCTGAVFAGADLRSTDFSQANLLEANFGTADARGARFAGADLRRAQWLKSQVAQCDFASAQLEQANFIETDLSDVSFAGARLDRITILRSGMSRATLAGAVMESCALVEVKAEQLDARGLKAFKLSVVKLEAPGADFSGAHLQQSGFHAGCDLTGARFDGAVGMNGSFRGARLIRASFARASFNRVDFGEADLSEADLALASLKQASLGKATLLRADLFGANLFNAQARRAHLDGARLLRANLYGCDLSDASLVGTDLTQALLDKTIFGMPSDAP, encoded by the coding sequence ATGCCGACGATCATCAAACCACGAAAGCTCGGCATCCTGACCAAGGTCGAGCGCCGCGGCAGTTCGGCGACACTCGTCGTCTCGGCGCTGGGGCTGTTCTCGCTGCTTGAGCCCAACGATTTCGAACCCGACACCGCGCTCTGGCCGATGGCGATCGGGGAGATGCCGGCGGGCACGATCTTCGACGCTGCGATGCCCAAACCGTGCGGCGAGGTCCTCGTCGCCGGCTTTGCCCGCGCTGCGGGAGCAGAACCGGTCCCAGCGCTTGCGCTCGACATTGCGCTCGGCTCGATCCACAAGCGCCTTGCCGTGTTCGGCGACCGCGTCTGGCGCCAGACTGCGGGCGGGCCGGTCTTCGAGCCGCCCCGGCCCTTCACCGAGATACCGCTCGTCCCGGAGCGCTGCTTCGGCGGCCAGAACCATCCGGTCAATCCGCTCGGGCGCGGCACGGAAGCCGCCCGCCGCGTCGATCTCGGCGAGATCGTCCTGCTGCCGAACATCGAGCGCGCCGAGCGGCTGATCCGCAGCGCCGAGGATACACCCGAGCCGGTTCGATTGGGGCCGATCGATCCGGCGCATCCCTCCCGGCGGGCGATGGCCGGAACCTATGACGATCACTGGCTGAAGCATGGCTTCCCGGGGCTCGCCCCCGATGCCGATCCGCGCCTGTTCTGCGTCGCCACGCCGGACCAGCGCATCGAAGGCTATTTCTCCGGGCAGGAGCCTTACCGGCTCGCAGGCTTTTCGGCGGAGCACCCAGTGATCGAGGGCATGCTCCCGGGCATGCGGGTGCGCATCTTCATCGCGCGTGCCGGCGGTCTCTTCGAGCTGCCGAACGTCCTCGATACCGCCTGGCTCTTTCCCAGTGCGCATAAGGGCGTGCTGATCTATCGCGGCGCGTGCCCCGTCTCCGACATCGACGGCGACGACGTGACCCATGTCATGCTCGCCTATGAGCGCCTCGCCGACGAGCCGCGCCCCGTCGAGCACTATGCCGAAGCCTTCCGGCTGCGCAGCGATCCGGTCGAGAAGCTGAAATACGTGCTCGCCGACGGAGCGCTCTCGCCCCTGCCGGATCCATCCGCACTCGAGCGGCGCCGGCTGGCTCGCATGGCCCATCATGAAAGCCAGCGCGAGCGGACCGAGAGGGCGCAGCGGCTCGTCCTGCGCGACGCGCTCGACCGGGCCGGCCTGCCCGCCGCCTTCATGCCGAACCTGCCGCCGGCCGAGCCGCCTCCCGCCTGGATGCCCTCGCCGGAGGAGATCGCCAGCGACGAGATCGATTTCGCCGCACTTTTCGAAGGCACGCAACAACTCCAGGCGCAGATGGACGAACATGGCCGCGAGCTGGAGGCAAAAGCCTATGCCATGGCGAACCGTGGCGAACGCTTCCGCCAGACCGGAGAGCTCGACGAGCTCGACGCCCTGCTCGCTGAGCTCGACCTGCCGGAACAGCCCGATCTTTCCGCGACCGCGCTCCCGCCGGATTTCAAGCTGCCGCCCAGCACGGTCAACCCGGAGGCCGCGTTGCGCGAGGCACTGCAGCGCTTCCACAGCGGGCCGGGCGCGGCGTTGCTCGCTCCTGCCCGCGACGGCCTTGCCGGGGCGCAAGCGGCCCAGCGCGACGATCTTCTCCTGCAAGCGACGACAGGCGACACTGGGACGCGGCAAGCGATCCAGTTACCTGCTGAAGCCGAAGCCGCCAGCGACAAGCTGAGACGCGCCTTCCCCGATCTGGCACCACCGGGGCAATCGCTCGACGATCTGCTCGGCACGCTGCTGGCGGGCGACACCCTGCCAGCCTCCGCGGAACCCGCCGACCCGAAGGCGCAGCTCGCGCGGGCGAGCGCGCAGCTCGACCAGCTCGAACCGCAGCTTGGCGAGGCCATGGCGACGATGCGCCGGATTGCCCCGCAACCGATTCACCCGATCACGCCATTGCCGCCGGAAGCGGCGCTGCGTTTCGGCCAGGCAATCGCGGCGGCAAAGACGGCGGGCCTCGCCGGCCGCGACATGGCCGGCGCCGACCTTTCCGGCCAGGATTTCAGCGGCCTCGACCTGAGCGGCGCCTTCTTCGAGCAGTGCGACCTGCGCGGTGCGCGCTTCCTCGGTGCCAATTGCACCGGTGCGGTCTTCGCCGGCGCCGATCTGCGCAGCACCGATTTCTCGCAGGCCAATCTGCTGGAGGCCAATTTCGGGACGGCCGACGCCCGTGGCGCCCGCTTCGCTGGAGCGGACTTACGCCGGGCGCAGTGGCTGAAGAGCCAGGTCGCGCAATGCGACTTCGCCAGCGCGCAGCTGGAACAGGCCAACTTCATCGAGACCGATCTGTCGGATGTCTCCTTCGCCGGTGCGAGGCTCGACCGGATCACGATTCTGCGCTCGGGCATGTCGCGGGCGACTTTGGCCGGCGCGGTCATGGAAAGCTGCGCGCTGGTCGAGGTCAAAGCGGAGCAGCTCGACGCCCGCGGGCTCAAGGCCTTCAAGCTCTCGGTAGTGAAGCTGGAGGCGCCGGGCGCCGATTTCTCCGGGGCGCATCTCCAGCAAAGCGGCTTCCATGCCGGCTGCGATCTCACCGGTGCACGCTTCGACGGCGCCGTCGGCATGAACGGCTCCTTCCGCGGCGCCCGGCTGATCCGCGCCAGCTTCGCGCGGGCGAGCTTCAACCGGGTCGACTTCGGCGAGGCCGACCTCAGCGAGGCCGATCTCGCCCTCGCCTCGCTGAAGCAGGCCTCGCTCGGCAAGGCTACCCTGCTGCGGGCCGATCTCTTCGGCGCCAATCTGTTCAACGCCCAGGCGCGCCGTGCCCATCTCGACGGGGCCCGGCTGCTTCGTGCCAATCTCTATGGCTGCGATCTCTCGGACGCCTCGCTGGTCGGCACCGATCTGACCCAGGCCCTGCTCGACAAGACGATATTCGGGATGCCCAGCGATGCGCCGTGA
- a CDS encoding OmpA family protein, with translation MAASTQVRSKFAQIGLYSAAILAVLVALALLIPLLLPAPKPAQPVAAQPTPAPAPRPSQLERVRAALAEEIKAGSITVDPFGGWVAVRVGNLITFASGQATALPGFVPVARRIAGVVDGEKGPVRIVGHTDDQAVTAGGPFRDNQALSVARAEAVAALIRPALRESGRLSVDGRGSSEAIAANTSIEGRARNRRVEILITREP, from the coding sequence ATGGCAGCGAGTACGCAGGTCAGATCGAAATTCGCCCAGATCGGCCTCTACAGCGCCGCGATCTTAGCCGTGCTCGTGGCGCTCGCCTTGCTGATTCCGCTCCTGTTGCCGGCGCCCAAGCCTGCTCAGCCGGTCGCAGCACAGCCCACCCCGGCGCCCGCGCCACGCCCCAGCCAGCTCGAACGGGTCCGGGCGGCGCTGGCGGAAGAGATCAAGGCCGGTTCGATCACGGTCGACCCGTTCGGCGGCTGGGTCGCGGTCCGGGTCGGCAACCTCATCACCTTCGCCTCGGGCCAGGCCACCGCCCTGCCTGGCTTCGTGCCCGTCGCACGCCGTATCGCCGGCGTGGTCGACGGCGAAAAGGGACCGGTGCGCATCGTCGGCCATACCGACGACCAGGCTGTCACGGCAGGAGGTCCCTTCCGCGACAACCAGGCGCTTTCGGTCGCACGCGCTGAGGCCGTTGCAGCACTGATCCGGCCGGCGCTACGCGAAAGCGGGCGCCTGTCGGTCGACGGGCGCGGCTCGTCCGAGGCGATCGCCGCCAACACCAGCATCGAGGGGCGCGCCCGCAACCGGCGCGTCGAGATCCTGATCACCCGCGAACCCTGA
- a CDS encoding cytochrome c: MTKVLGDEMPVRWNGEADASPAAEPSPNGAAAGSSRLPAILLLTGIVCLFAAGSLLFRQALRPEEFRIAQPTSHAEREVGFALYRTNCASCHGAFLSGAAGWRTDPQAAPALNESGHTTNHSDADLFFRVAAGARTTDGRVTMPAFRGVLSDQEIVSVLAYVMSWWPDDELRRRAGADWTFQAVCTPAETQASAKAGL, encoded by the coding sequence GTGACGAAGGTCCTGGGCGACGAGATGCCTGTGCGCTGGAACGGAGAGGCCGACGCTTCTCCGGCGGCGGAACCGTCTCCAAATGGAGCTGCAGCCGGCTCATCGCGTCTGCCGGCGATTCTCCTGCTTACTGGGATTGTCTGCTTGTTCGCGGCGGGTTCGCTCCTGTTCCGGCAAGCGCTTCGCCCCGAAGAATTCCGGATCGCCCAACCCACCAGCCATGCCGAACGCGAGGTCGGCTTCGCGCTCTACCGCACCAATTGTGCAAGCTGCCACGGCGCTTTTCTCAGTGGCGCGGCCGGATGGCGCACCGATCCGCAAGCAGCGCCGGCGCTGAACGAGAGCGGTCATACGACGAACCACAGCGATGCGGACCTGTTTTTCCGGGTCGCCGCCGGCGCTCGCACGACGGACGGCCGTGTGACCATGCCGGCCTTTCGCGGTGTCCTATCGGACCAGGAGATCGTCTCGGTGCTGGCTTACGTCATGTCCTGGTGGCCGGACGACGAACTCAGGCGCCGTGCCGGCGCCGACTGGACCTTCCAGGCGGTGTGCACGCCGGCCGAAACGCAGGCTTCCGCGAAGGCCGGCCTTTGA
- a CDS encoding cytochrome c peroxidase yields MAQPAAGMAVASPRLHGWRLLAGVAMILLAGCSTIEPLIESPASLDSDNTSLTTEQAEQKARAAARSLDIAGLRAKYRRPAELPDGARASAPVVALGQKLFNSTELSGNRRIACVSCHLPNAAWADRKAKPIADNGRPMTRRSQTLYDMAWASAFLWDGRQDSLAGMVSGPIASPDIMGLSLDAMVQRLAFSPEFSADFQRVYPNVGPTPETVSDALAGYMSTLRSPPTRFDRWVKGDERALTPAELRGFKLFNGKANCVACHSSWRFTDEGFRDIGLKDTGDRGRGRIKPQIESLAFAFKTPTLRGVAERAPYMHDGSVGTLEAVVEHYDRGGLRRPSLSPDMFPLGLGAQEKSDLVAFMRSLSGPATSTQTQVDPEATAQ; encoded by the coding sequence ATGGCACAACCGGCCGCCGGCATGGCGGTGGCGTCCCCGCGCCTGCACGGCTGGCGGCTGCTGGCCGGTGTCGCGATGATCCTGCTCGCTGGTTGCTCGACCATCGAGCCGCTGATCGAGAGCCCGGCCAGCCTCGACAGCGACAACACTTCTCTTACGACCGAACAGGCTGAGCAGAAGGCAAGGGCTGCCGCGCGCTCGCTCGACATTGCCGGCCTGCGCGCCAAATATCGCCGGCCGGCCGAGTTGCCCGATGGCGCGCGCGCATCGGCACCGGTGGTCGCACTCGGCCAAAAACTCTTCAACAGCACCGAATTGTCGGGCAATCGCCGCATCGCCTGCGTCAGCTGCCATCTGCCGAACGCCGCCTGGGCCGACCGCAAGGCGAAGCCGATCGCCGATAATGGCCGGCCGATGACCCGGCGTTCGCAGACGCTCTACGACATGGCCTGGGCCAGCGCCTTCCTCTGGGACGGCCGGCAGGATTCGCTCGCCGGCATGGTCAGCGGGCCGATCGCCTCGCCCGATATCATGGGCCTCTCGCTCGATGCGATGGTGCAGCGTCTCGCCTTCTCGCCGGAGTTCTCAGCCGATTTCCAGCGCGTCTACCCCAATGTCGGCCCGACGCCCGAGACGGTCTCCGACGCGCTGGCAGGCTATATGAGCACCCTGCGCTCGCCGCCGACCCGCTTCGACCGCTGGGTCAAAGGCGACGAGCGGGCGCTGACCCCGGCGGAATTGCGCGGCTTCAAGCTCTTCAACGGCAAGGCCAATTGCGTCGCCTGCCATTCGAGCTGGCGCTTCACCGACGAGGGTTTTCGCGACATCGGCCTGAAAGACACCGGCGATCGCGGTCGCGGCCGGATCAAACCGCAGATCGAAAGCCTCGCCTTTGCCTTCAAGACGCCGACCCTGCGCGGCGTCGCCGAGCGTGCACCCTACATGCACGATGGCTCGGTGGGCACGCTGGAGGCGGTCGTCGAGCACTACGATCGTGGCGGCTTGCGTCGGCCCAGCCTGTCGCCCGACATGTTCCCGCTCGGGCTTGGCGCACAGGAGAAGAGCGATCTCGTCGCCTTCATGCGCTCGCTCTCGGGACCCGCGACATCCACCCAGACCCAAGTCGATCCGGAGGCCACTGCCCAATGA
- a CDS encoding plastocyanin/azurin family copper-binding protein, which produces MKRVPVILLALTYVSAGPSLAVATEFRVAQKGQQFNPRTLTIKAGDEVVFVNDDTGTHNVFSESATTSFDLKAQRPGASTRVAFPKVGKVDVRCAIHPSMRMTIEVE; this is translated from the coding sequence ATGAAGCGCGTTCCAGTCATTCTCCTCGCGCTGACTTACGTCAGCGCGGGGCCCTCGCTTGCCGTGGCGACTGAGTTCCGGGTTGCCCAGAAGGGCCAGCAGTTCAATCCGCGCACGCTGACGATCAAGGCCGGCGACGAGGTCGTCTTCGTCAACGACGACACCGGCACGCACAACGTCTTCTCCGAGAGTGCCACGACCAGCTTCGATCTCAAGGCGCAGCGCCCGGGCGCAAGTACCAGGGTCGCCTTTCCAAAAGTCGGCAAGGTGGACGTTCGCTGCGCCATCCATCCTTCGATGCGGATGACGATCGAGGTCGAGTAG
- a CDS encoding PP2C family protein-serine/threonine phosphatase: protein MTVKRKLYGLAALGILIAAIVAAAAVYGVAAMSSASHSIFNNALLVNKNVSTLVVLFEQSRTFVRGVNAGTSKDEIARADAAFNVIDQRLADTSIDVFRSITNEGVREAVTAFIAALDQSRRVATEIFESWKAGDAQKAARLYEDDGRNEAAMRESLSTLTAFLDRLADQELNALEETQRTTTLVAIAVAAAVPFLIVIAFLVARQIATPIAALTFAARDVERRKFEPSSIEAVAGQRNELGSLARVFQKMAVDVQRREEELEGLVHERTRDLETKNELLEKQHKRMETELDIARSLQGAMLPQRMPKHPSYSGRAIMRPARELGGDFYDFFVIGEDEIGLVIADVSGKGVPAAFFMAISRTVLQSSARERRSAGECLAETNSILCEQNPLDMFVTVFYGILNLRTGELSYANGGHNPPIIVRESGEVTELPVTGGIAMGIMPGLSYEQGSLTFEKGDTLFLYTDGISEAMDTQGREFTVDRLVASLSESHRQSLDIVVSNVTDAVSRFVGDAPQHDDITYLVVRYKGPPEQIELETIKRAEDIGGWAMKAV from the coding sequence ATGACAGTCAAACGCAAACTTTACGGGCTCGCCGCGCTCGGCATCCTGATCGCTGCGATCGTCGCCGCCGCGGCGGTCTACGGTGTGGCTGCCATGTCGAGCGCCAGTCATTCGATCTTCAACAACGCGCTGCTCGTCAACAAGAACGTCTCGACGCTGGTCGTGCTGTTCGAGCAGAGCCGGACCTTCGTGCGCGGCGTCAACGCAGGCACCAGCAAGGACGAGATCGCCAGGGCCGATGCCGCCTTCAACGTCATCGATCAGAGGCTCGCCGACACCAGCATCGACGTGTTCCGCTCGATCACCAATGAAGGGGTTCGCGAAGCGGTCACCGCTTTCATCGCCGCGCTCGACCAGTCGCGCCGCGTCGCGACGGAGATCTTCGAATCCTGGAAGGCCGGCGACGCGCAGAAGGCGGCGCGGCTCTACGAGGATGACGGCCGCAACGAAGCGGCAATGCGCGAATCTCTGTCGACGCTGACCGCCTTTCTGGACCGGCTCGCCGATCAGGAACTGAATGCGCTGGAAGAGACGCAGCGGACGACGACGCTGGTCGCCATCGCGGTGGCGGCGGCGGTCCCGTTCCTGATCGTCATCGCCTTCCTGGTGGCGCGTCAGATCGCGACGCCGATCGCGGCGCTGACCTTCGCGGCGCGCGACGTCGAGCGCCGCAAATTCGAGCCGAGCTCGATCGAAGCCGTCGCCGGCCAGCGCAATGAGTTGGGCTCGCTGGCGCGCGTCTTCCAGAAGATGGCTGTCGACGTGCAACGGCGCGAGGAGGAGCTCGAGGGGCTCGTGCACGAGCGCACGCGCGATCTCGAAACCAAGAACGAACTGCTCGAAAAACAGCACAAGCGGATGGAGACCGAGCTCGACATCGCCCGCTCGCTGCAGGGCGCGATGCTGCCGCAGCGCATGCCGAAGCATCCGAGCTATTCCGGCCGCGCGATCATGCGGCCGGCGCGTGAGCTGGGCGGCGACTTCTACGACTTCTTCGTGATCGGTGAGGACGAGATCGGCCTCGTCATCGCGGACGTTTCCGGCAAGGGCGTCCCCGCGGCCTTCTTCATGGCGATCTCGCGCACAGTGTTGCAGTCCAGCGCGCGCGAGCGTCGTTCGGCAGGGGAATGCCTCGCCGAGACCAATTCGATCCTCTGTGAGCAGAATCCGCTCGATATGTTCGTCACGGTCTTCTACGGCATCCTCAACCTGCGGACGGGCGAACTGAGCTACGCCAATGGCGGGCACAATCCGCCGATCATCGTGCGCGAGAGCGGCGAGGTCACTGAGCTGCCCGTCACTGGCGGTATCGCGATGGGCATCATGCCCGGCCTCTCCTATGAGCAGGGCAGCCTGACGTTCGAGAAGGGCGACACGCTCTTTCTCTATACCGACGGCATCTCCGAGGCGATGGACACTCAGGGCCGCGAGTTCACCGTCGATCGCCTCGTCGCCTCGCTGAGCGAGAGCCATCGCCAATCGCTCGACATCGTGGTGTCGAACGTCACCGACGCCGTCAGCCGTTTCGTTGGCGACGCCCCGCAGCATGACGACATCACCTATCTGGTCGTCCGCTACAAAGGCCCGCCGGAGCAGATCGAACTCGAGACGATCAAACGCGCTGAGGATATCGGTGGTTGGGCAATGAAAGCCGTCTAA
- the tssA gene encoding type VI secretion system protein TssA: MSESSSTFFDPRIASGALPVSEAVPAGSEPRSSSEFEELENEVRKLETDGPLAVNWREVARLSTAVLETRGKDLLVGAWLAHALCREERYHGLAVGLGILRGMIADHWDGMQPPAARERARVGALEWLVGRTAPLCEGETGESDWPAVLYAYDALTEIDTLAGEKLRKEQVALGDLVRALRPHRDAARRALAEAEQKRKDAEAEAAARAQQEVQAAARAAEAPVPTPAATPAPPAQAPAAAQAPVVSAALDLSTIETLPETLRTLSAGLIGRSTADARAYLLSRVASWWRIRQLPPNEGGRTGAMPPVEEAAAIQAQRQAGQNQEALRALNELVWTAPFWFEGHRLSAEILKAMGADHADAAAAVGGAMNMLFRRFPELMNFGFGDGKPFVDPATRDWIEVNGGGGGAASGDADGLDRALGEARALVAAGKAPEAVDLLAALTRGEIGGRNRVLRQIAQARFCLDVGLIAAALPLLDHLENLLKTYDLENWEPQLAAQVAELRFRALTHADAARLVAEDRRRIGLDETRQRLVRLDLATAARLFR, from the coding sequence ATGTCAGAGTCCAGTTCCACCTTTTTCGATCCGCGGATCGCGAGCGGTGCATTGCCCGTGTCCGAGGCAGTGCCTGCCGGCTCGGAGCCGCGCAGCTCGTCCGAATTCGAGGAGTTGGAGAACGAGGTCCGCAAGCTCGAGACCGACGGCCCGCTTGCGGTGAACTGGCGCGAGGTCGCGCGGCTGTCGACCGCCGTGCTGGAGACGCGCGGCAAGGACCTTCTGGTCGGCGCCTGGCTGGCGCACGCACTCTGCCGCGAAGAGCGCTATCACGGCCTTGCCGTCGGACTCGGCATCCTGCGCGGGATGATCGCCGATCATTGGGACGGCATGCAGCCGCCGGCCGCCCGCGAGCGCGCCCGCGTCGGCGCGCTGGAATGGCTGGTTGGCCGCACCGCTCCGCTCTGCGAAGGCGAAACCGGAGAGAGCGACTGGCCAGCGGTGCTCTACGCCTATGACGCATTGACCGAGATCGACACGCTCGCCGGTGAGAAGCTCCGCAAGGAGCAGGTCGCGCTCGGCGATCTCGTGCGCGCGCTCCGGCCGCATCGCGACGCCGCCCGCCGTGCCCTCGCCGAAGCGGAGCAGAAGCGCAAGGACGCCGAGGCGGAAGCCGCCGCCAGGGCCCAGCAGGAGGTGCAAGCCGCCGCACGCGCAGCCGAGGCGCCCGTGCCGACTCCGGCCGCAACGCCGGCACCACCCGCGCAGGCGCCGGCCGCAGCGCAGGCGCCGGTTGTTTCGGCGGCGCTCGACCTCTCGACAATCGAGACCCTGCCCGAGACGCTGCGCACCCTCTCGGCCGGGCTGATCGGCCGCAGCACCGCGGATGCGCGTGCTTACCTATTGTCGCGCGTCGCCTCCTGGTGGCGCATCCGGCAATTGCCGCCGAACGAGGGCGGCCGCACCGGCGCGATGCCGCCTGTCGAGGAGGCTGCCGCCATCCAGGCTCAGCGCCAGGCGGGCCAGAACCAGGAGGCGCTCCGTGCACTGAACGAGCTGGTCTGGACCGCGCCGTTCTGGTTCGAGGGGCACCGCCTCAGCGCCGAGATCCTGAAGGCCATGGGCGCTGACCATGCCGATGCGGCTGCGGCGGTCGGCGGGGCGATGAACATGCTGTTCCGCCGTTTTCCCGAGCTGATGAATTTCGGCTTCGGCGACGGCAAGCCTTTCGTCGATCCCGCGACCCGCGACTGGATCGAGGTGAATGGCGGCGGAGGCGGCGCTGCTTCAGGTGATGCCGACGGACTCGACAGGGCACTCGGCGAGGCCAGGGCGCTGGTCGCCGCCGGCAAGGCGCCTGAAGCGGTCGATCTGCTGGCGGCCCTGACCCGCGGTGAGATCGGCGGACGCAACCGGGTGCTGCGCCAGATCGCCCAGGCGCGCTTCTGCCTCGATGTCGGCCTGATCGCCGCGGCGCTGCCGCTGCTCGACCATCTCGAGAACCTGCTCAAGACCTATGACCTCGAGAACTGGGAGCCGCAGCTCGCCGCCCAGGTGGCGGAGCTGCGCTTCCGGGCGCTCACCCATGCCGATGCCGCCCGCCTCGTCGCCGAGGACCGGCGCCGCATCGGCCTCGACGAGACGCGCCAGCGCCTCGTCCGGCTCGACCTTGCAACCGCCGCGCGCCTGTTCCGGTGA
- the tssB gene encoding type VI secretion system contractile sheath small subunit — MSKEVSVAPKERVNIKFKPATGNVKEEVELPLKLLMVGDFTGRADDRPVEERSLADINKDNFDDVLKGHELKLDVAVANKLDEAADAPDVRASLSFNKLKDFEPDAVARQVPELRKLMELREALVAMKGPLGNVPAFRKAIQSVLEDDAAREKLLRELTGSGDGKTL; from the coding sequence ATGTCGAAGGAAGTCTCAGTCGCTCCGAAGGAGCGCGTCAACATCAAGTTCAAGCCCGCGACCGGCAATGTGAAGGAAGAGGTCGAGCTGCCGCTGAAGCTGCTGATGGTCGGCGACTTCACCGGCCGCGCCGACGACCGCCCGGTCGAGGAACGTTCGCTCGCTGACATCAACAAGGACAATTTCGACGACGTGCTGAAGGGCCACGAGCTCAAGCTCGACGTCGCCGTCGCCAACAAGCTCGACGAAGCCGCCGATGCGCCCGATGTCCGCGCCTCGCTCTCCTTCAACAAGCTGAAGGATTTCGAGCCGGATGCGGTGGCGCGCCAGGTACCGGAGCTGCGCAAGCTGATGGAGCTGCGCGAGGCGCTGGTCGCGATGAAGGGCCCGCTTGGCAACGTCCCGGCCTTTCGCAAGGCGATTCAGAGCGTGCTCGAGGACGATGCGGCCCGCGAGAAGCTGCTGCGCGAGCTGACCGGCTCTGGCGACGGCAAGACCCTCTGA